GGAGCCGCGCAGTGGGCGCCGCTGCTCCACTGGGGCATCTCGTCGCCCGGCGATCCGACGATGAAGTCGGTCTACTTCAGCTTCAGCAACGGCGACGCGGAAGAGATCTTTGCGGGTTTCTACAACGGAGGCCTGCAGACGGTCGACCCGGTGCCGAAAGGCCGCTGGCACCATGTCGTCTGGACGCGAACCGGCGGCGGTGCGGCCAACGTCGGCACCGTCGTATACATCGACGGCGCAGCAGTGAGTCTCGAGAACGATCCCGACCTGCCGGCCGACTCCGGCACGCCGCTCGTCGTCAACACGGAGTTCCGCATCGATCGTGCGCGCGACCTCACGCGTTTCTTCACCGGCAATCTCGACGAGCTGGCGCTGTACGACCGCATCCTGACGGCCGACGAAGTGGAAATGCATTACTCGAAGATCGGAAATTGCGCGGATCCGCAGTGTCTCGACTTCGACGGCTCGTGCCGGAGCTGCGCGCAGCCGCTGAGCGGCGGCGATGCGCCGCTCGCATCCGATGCGCTCGCGGTGCTTCGCCGCGCCGTCGGCTCCCGAAAATGCAACGCGTGCGTCTGCGACGTGGATTCGAGCGGCAGCGTCGTTGCGAGCGATGCTCTGCTGACGCTCAAGCGTGCGGTCGGGCAGCCGATCGCACTCGACTGCCCGGCCGCGTCCTGACTTATTCGCAGACCGGCGGCCTGTTACCACAGGTCGATGCGGCCGCGTCTTCCTTGATCTGGTCGGCTTCGTCGCTGTTGATGATCTTGAGCAGACGGAAGCGGAAGACCTCGTCGGCGACGCAGCGCCGGTACTTCATGTGGCCGGCCCACGGGTTGCCGTCTTCGTCGAAGTCGCACGGGCATGCCTGCGCAATGCTGCAGCCGTCGCGATCGACGACGTCGCCCGAAGCCGTTCCCGAGCATGCATCGCAGGCATCTCCGGCGCCGTCGGAGTCTGCGTCGGCGCCCTGTCCGTCGGCGTTCGCGACGATCGGACAGTTGTCATCGGCATTCAGCACCGTATCGTCATCGCGGTCGGTATCGCACGCGTCGCCGAACGCGTCGCCGTCGGTATTTCGCTGGCCCGGGTTCGAATCCGACGGGCAGTTGTCGCTTGCATCGGGCACGCCATCGCCATCGTTGTCGCCAGTCACCGGAGCAGGAACGCCGCAGGTGCTCGCCTTGGCATCGATGACCGTCTGCTGGCGCTCTTCACTCGTGATCAGCTCGTGGATCGCGAACCTTCTCGCGGCCTTCTTCACGCATTTGACGTACCCGCCGTGATCCTTCCACGCACGGTCGTCTTCGGGTCCGGCGCAGGGACACAGCTGTGCGATGCTGCAGCCGTGGCGATTGACGACATTGTCGGGCTCGGCCGCACACTGATCGCACGCATCGCCGACACTGTCACCATCCGAATCGGTCTGGTCGGCGTTGGCATCCTTCGGGCAGTTGTCGGCGTCGTTCGCAAGGGCATCGCCATCCTTGTCCGAATCGCAGCGGTCTCCGACGAGGTCGCCGTCGAGATCCCCCTGGTCGGGATTGAACTTGGCCGGACAGTTGTCGACGGCATCGTCAACGCTGTCGCAGTCCGCATCGGCCGCGAACGCAGGCGACGTAACGCAAAGGATCGAAAGAGAAGCCCCGAGAAGAACGGAACGGAAAAACGCGGCGACAGAGATTTGCATGATCGCCTCCTACACGCAGATGAGTCCGAAGGAAGAGTCCTTCTGATTGATCCATCTATGCGCGCCACGGCGACGGCCGGCAACGGCATCATCGGCGACGATGCGTTTCGACGAACGCGTTCCCCCTCGATTGCGGTACGAACGTCACGGCGCGCAATGTTGAAGATATAGTCAGGTCGCGATTGGCATCAGCGACGCGTCACGACGCGATTCGACAACAGCAACCGTCAGGTCGCGATTGGATAGCTCCCGAGCACCCGCACCGACAGCGCAATCCGCTCGAGCGATTCGAGTGCCTTCGCGACCGGCTCCGAGCTCGCATGCCCGGTCACGTCGACGAAGAAGCGGTATTCCCACGACCGGCCGACGAGCGGCCGCGATTCGATCATCGACAGGTTGACCTTGTTCTTCGCGAACTGACGGATGATGCGCTCGAGGATGCCGACCTGGTCTTTGACGGTGACGACGAGCGACGTGCGGTCGTGCCCGCTCGGCCGCGTCTTCTGATCGGGACCGATCACGAGAAAGCGCGTCACGTTGGCCGCATTGTCCTGGATCGAGCGCGCCACCACTTCGAGCTTGTACAGATGCAGCGACACGCGGCTTCCGATCGCGGCGGTGCCCTTCTCGCTCGCGGCAAGCTTCGCCGCCGTGACCGTGCTCGCGGTCGGAAGCAGCTCGATGCCGGGAAAATTCTCGGCAAGGTAGCGCTTGCACTGCGCGAGCGGCTGCGGATGCGATGCGATGCGCCGGATCTTCTTCGGATCCGCGTCCGTCGCCATCAGGAAGTGATCGATCTTGAGGACGCGCTCGGCGAGGATCACCGCGGTAGTTTCCGCGAGCGAGTCGAGCGTCGGCGTCACCGCGCCTTCCGTCGTATTCTCGACCGGCACGATCCCGAATGTCGCACGTTCGGTTTCGACGGCGCTGAACACCTCCGGGATCGAATCGCACGCTTCAAGGATGGTGCTGCTTCCGAACTGCGCGATGGCTGCCTCGTGCGTGTACGTTCCCTGCGGTCCGAAGAACGCGACCGTGGTCGGCCGCTGCACGGCGCGGCACGCCGAGATGATCTCGCGGAAGATCGCTTCTACCGAGTCGTCGCGCAGCGGCCCGCGGTTGGCCTTGCGGATCGCGCCCAGAACCTGCTTCTCGCGCCCGGCATCGAGCACGCCGCGCGAGCCGACCGCCTTCGCCTCGCCAACGGCCTTGGCAAGCTCGGCGCGCTCGGTCACGAGCGCGAGCAGCCGCCGGTCGACGTCGTCGATTGCCGCTCGCAGCTCAGGCAGACCTTTTTTCTTCGAAGCCAAGTAGCGTTCCTTTCCGGCGACGGCCGCAACAGCGGCGGTCTAGCGTCTCACGACGGCGGCGTAGCGGCCGTCAATTCCGGCGACGACCGCAACGCGGCCGTCCAACCTGACGACGACCGCACAGCGGTCGTCGATGTGCGAGCCTGTTCTCATCAGGAAAAGAAGGCCCTCGCAAGGTCGACGGCCTTTCCGGTTCGCTGCGAAGCGATCGAAGCCGGAACCTTGACGGTCTTCATCTGTCCCCGCAGCCACGTGCGCTGGCGCTTAGCATACTGGACGGTTGCAAGGGCGATCGCGTCCGCGAGATCCGAACGCGCGAGTTTTCCCTCGAGGCACAGCGCGGCCTGGCGGTAACCGATCGCATCGAAAGCCCGCGTCGCCGGTCCGTAGCCGCGCGCATAAAGCGACGCGAGCTCGTCGACGATTCCGTCGTCGACCATGCGCCGGCTGCGCTCGCCGATGCGTTCGCGAAGCTCGTCGCGCTCGATGTCGACCTCGAGCGTCAGCGTCTGGAACGGCCGGTCGGCAAGACCGTGCTCGGCAAGCC
This sequence is a window from Candidatus Limnocylindrales bacterium. Protein-coding genes within it:
- a CDS encoding LamG domain-containing protein; this encodes MSNPPARRSGNATPLAALVFAAIALTARAASGAPDDFHAAVSDSGPLLYYQFNESTGAAVNHGSLGALYDATYFGTPFRAVGTAAGDTGVRFDSADDYLESLSIAPLTLAGNPTFSTEALVFVLEDGGAAQWAPLLHWGISSPGDPTMKSVYFSFSNGDAEEIFAGFYNGGLQTVDPVPKGRWHHVVWTRTGGGAANVGTVVYIDGAAVSLENDPDLPADSGTPLVVNTEFRIDRARDLTRFFTGNLDELALYDRILTADEVEMHYSKIGNCADPQCLDFDGSCRSCAQPLSGGDAPLASDALAVLRRAVGSRKCNACVCDVDSSGSVVASDALLTLKRAVGQPIALDCPAAS
- the pheA gene encoding prephenate dehydratase, yielding MASKKKGLPELRAAIDDVDRRLLALVTERAELAKAVGEAKAVGSRGVLDAGREKQVLGAIRKANRGPLRDDSVEAIFREIISACRAVQRPTTVAFFGPQGTYTHEAAIAQFGSSTILEACDSIPEVFSAVETERATFGIVPVENTTEGAVTPTLDSLAETTAVILAERVLKIDHFLMATDADPKKIRRIASHPQPLAQCKRYLAENFPGIELLPTASTVTAAKLAASEKGTAAIGSRVSLHLYKLEVVARSIQDNAANVTRFLVIGPDQKTRPSGHDRTSLVVTVKDQVGILERIIRQFAKNKVNLSMIESRPLVGRSWEYRFFVDVTGHASSEPVAKALESLERIALSVRVLGSYPIAT